In the Vicingaceae bacterium genome, GCTATCAAAGGGAAAGTGCCTGTTATCGCTGACGGAGGTATTCGCTATAGCGGTGACATTGTGAAAGCCTTGGCTGCGGGGGCAGATTCTGTTATGTTGGGGTCGATTTTTGCAGGTGTGGAGGAATCTCCGGGAGAAACTATCATTTATGAAGGCCGTAAATTTAAAGCATACAGAGGAATGGGGTCTGTCGAAGCCATGCAGCAAGGTTCGAAAGACAGGTATTTTCAAGATATGGAGGATGATATCAAGAAGCTTGTGCCTGAAGGAATTTCAGGCAGGGTGCCATATAAAGGGAACTTAAGTGAGGTTTTGTATCAATTGATTGGTGGCTTGAGAGCAGGGATGGGGTATTGCGGTGCCAAAAATATCAAAGAACTGAGAAAAGCCCAATTTGTGAAAATTACACATGCGGGAATTATTGAAAGCCATCCGCATGATATTACCATTACAAGAGAAGCTCCAAACTATTCACGATAAAATATTTTAGATATGAAAAAAAAGTTGTTTTTCGCACTGGCAGGTTATTTATTTTTATGCACATCAATTTATGCTCAGAATAAAGAAAAAAAATTGACCGGTAAATCAAATAATCCGCCGGTTTTGGTCATAAACAAAGAAGACACTACTTACTTGGACGAATTTTTGGCTGTTTACAACAAAAACAGCCATCTCGGCGAAAAACAATCATTGGAAGATTACATGCAGTTGTTTGTCAATTTTAAACTTAAAGTATACGAAGCCAAAAAAATGGGCCTGGATACCATGCCGGCTTTTTTGGCGGAATTGAAAACCTACCGGACACAATTGGCTCAGCCATATTTAAATGACAAAGAAGTATCAGATAAACTTTTGAAAGAGGCCTATGATCGTATGCAGTATGATGTCAGGGCTGCTCATATTTTGGTGAGATGCCCGGAAAATGCAAGTCCTGCCGATACACTAGAATGTTGGAAAAGAATTATGAAAATCAGGGAACGAATTTTGAAAGACAAAGAACCTTTTGAATTAGTGGCAAGGGAAGAGTCGGAAGATCCTTCGGTAAAAGAAAATGGAGGAGATCTGGGGTATTTCAATGTTTTTTACATGGTATATCCATTTGAAACTGCGGCTTATACAACGCCGGTTGGAGAGGTGTCCATGCCTGTGCGTACTCGTTTTGGTTATCATCTTGTTTATGTCAAGGACAAAAGACCTGCTCGGGGACAAATAAAAGTGGCCCATATTATGAAACGCTTTCCTGTGAATGCAACGGAAGAGGACAAACAAAAAGCCAAAGAAAAAATCTTTGAGATATACAACAGGTTAAAAAATGGTGAATCATTCGAGGAGTTGGCAAAAACCGAAAGTGATGATAAAAGCACATCATTGCACGGAGGGGTCTTGCCGGTTTTTGGCACAGGAAGAATGGTTGAAAGTTTTGAAGATGCCGCATTTGCTTTGAAAAAAGACGGAGATATCTCCGAACCTGTAGAAACTCCCTATGGTTGGCATATTATCAAAAGGTTGGAAAAATATGATTTGAAACCTTTTGAAGATATGAAAGCCGAATTAAAACAAAAGATGGCAAAAGATTCAAGAACCTATTTAAGCAAAGAATCCTTTGTTAACCGTTTGAAAAAAGAATATGGATACAAAGAATATCCACAAAACTTGAAAGATATTTATACTCTGGTCAATAAAGACATTTTTGAAGCAAAATGGAAAAAACCTGCAGATCTGTCAAAATATAACAAACCAGTGTTTGAATTGAATGGCCGTAAATATACTCAAGAGGAATTTATTGAATATATGTACAAAATGCAATATCGCAAACCGGTGACAACAATTGCCCAAGTTGTTAATGAGTATTTCAAGGAATTTGTTAAAGAGACCGTTTTAAAAATAGAAGATGAAAATTTGGAAAAAAAATATCCTGAGTTTGCTCGTTTATATAAAGAATATTACGAGGGCATATTGCTTTTTAACATAACCGACCAGATGGTTTGGTCCAAAGCAGTAAAAGACACTGCCGGATTGAAAGCATTTTATGAAGAAAACAAAAATAAATACCTTTGGGATGAACGAGTTGATGCAGTTATTTTTGAAAGCAATGATATGAATGTGTTGACGAAATTTAAAAAGGCATATTCCAAAATGGTTAAAAAAGGGAAAGATGGACTTGCATCATTGCTTGCCAAATACAATAAAAAATCTGAAGTGATAAAAATTCATTCCGGTTTGTATTTAAAAGGTGAGAATCCTTTGCTAAATCCTTTTGAATGGACAGAAGGCATAAGTGAGATAGCTTCGATAAAGGACAAATTTGTATTTGTTCACATTAAAAAAATTGTTCCACCTTCACCGAAGGACTTTAATCTTGTCAAAGGAGCCGTTATTTCAGATTATCAACAATATCTTGAAAAGAAATGGTTGGATGATCTGAAACAAAAATATCCGGTTGAAGTTTTTTACGAAAATCTCAAGAATGTCAATCAACAATAATATTTTTAGATACACCTGTTTTTGTTTCACGGCTTTTGTAACAATATCTTGCAAATATTTTCAGCCAAAGCAACCGGCAGAAAAAAAAGGGGGAAAGGTATTGGCAAAAGTAGGCAACAGGGTTTTGTTGATGGAGGACATACAATCTATGTTGCCCGAAAACATTACCGGGCAAGATAGTGTCTTATTAGTGGAAGAGCTGACTATGAACTGGGTCAAAGAAAATTTGTTGCTCGAAAAGGCGCAAATGAACATTTCCGAAGAAGAATTGAAACAATTTGACAAACTCATTGAGGATTACCGCAAGAGTTTGTTGTTGCATGCTTATGAAACCAAACTCTTGAATCAATATCTTGACACATTGGTTACGGATGAGGAGATCAAAAAGTATTTTGAAGAAAATCAAAAAGAATTTGAATTGAAAGAAAATATCGTGAAGGCATATTTTTTTCAATTTAATAAGGAAGCCCCTAAATTGGATGAATGGGAAAAGAAATTCAGAGAAGCCAAAGAAAAAGACGAAAATCAGATATTTCAATACGTATATCAATTTTCCATTAAATCGCATGTGGATACTTCTGTTTGGATATTGTTGAATGATCTAAAACAACTGATGGGGCAAGATTTGTCGGATGAACAATTTTTCAGAAAAAATCATGTCATTAAAACTCAAGACAGCAGTTTTGTTTATTTTGCCAAAATTTTTGATTACAAGGTAAAAGAATCATTGCCACCGGTCGATTTTGTCAAAGATCAAATAAAAACAATGATTTTGATGAAGAGACGTTTGCATAAATGGCAAGAATTGAAGACTCAAATGTATGAAGACGCGATAAAAAACGGAATGGTTAAAATATACACAGGCAAATCTATAGAATGAAAAAATATTTTTACATATCTGCAGTTTTATTGATTTTTTTACAATCACTGTCAAAAGCACAAGATAAGCAAGTGTTGGATAAAATTATTGCCATTGTGGGTGATGAAATAGTGTTATGGTCTGACCTTCAGGAACAATATCAGCAATATCTTGCGCAAGGATTTGAAGTG is a window encoding:
- a CDS encoding peptidyl-prolyl cis-trans isomerase — encoded protein: MKKKLFFALAGYLFLCTSIYAQNKEKKLTGKSNNPPVLVINKEDTTYLDEFLAVYNKNSHLGEKQSLEDYMQLFVNFKLKVYEAKKMGLDTMPAFLAELKTYRTQLAQPYLNDKEVSDKLLKEAYDRMQYDVRAAHILVRCPENASPADTLECWKRIMKIRERILKDKEPFELVAREESEDPSVKENGGDLGYFNVFYMVYPFETAAYTTPVGEVSMPVRTRFGYHLVYVKDKRPARGQIKVAHIMKRFPVNATEEDKQKAKEKIFEIYNRLKNGESFEELAKTESDDKSTSLHGGVLPVFGTGRMVESFEDAAFALKKDGDISEPVETPYGWHIIKRLEKYDLKPFEDMKAELKQKMAKDSRTYLSKESFVNRLKKEYGYKEYPQNLKDIYTLVNKDIFEAKWKKPADLSKYNKPVFELNGRKYTQEEFIEYMYKMQYRKPVTTIAQVVNEYFKEFVKETVLKIEDENLEKKYPEFARLYKEYYEGILLFNITDQMVWSKAVKDTAGLKAFYEENKNKYLWDERVDAVIFESNDMNVLTKFKKAYSKMVKKGKDGLASLLAKYNKKSEVIKIHSGLYLKGENPLLNPFEWTEGISEIASIKDKFVFVHIKKIVPPSPKDFNLVKGAVISDYQQYLEKKWLDDLKQKYPVEVFYENLKNVNQQ